The Carcharodon carcharias isolate sCarCar2 chromosome 15, sCarCar2.pri, whole genome shotgun sequence genome includes a window with the following:
- the rrn3 gene encoding RNA polymerase I-specific transcription initiation factor RRN3 isoform X2, producing MLGESEFLSSPPRKTVRFGGTVTETLKKYKQGDTVDYDLLMTQLADPEIKDAQIINWLQEFRGAVAQLTKDFEHLVSIILNLPWLCRSLMVVEEYLAFLSNLVSAQTVYLRPCLRMLVSSFVPGRIVIQENGVDISDSEDEDENLPRNFDICHRALQMIAKYVPSTPQFLMPILVEKFPFVNKSARILECYVHNLLRITVYFPMLRLEILELVMEKFLKLDVSASRNDIEDAEEAVEVNNGLSTCAEEGLFDMDEDEEKQKVHLELPNDMMAHPVAERLDVLMSVLLAYIKDICYVNGELVLTRTKELYRDLIVVFDKLVLPTHASCHVQYFMFYICSFKLGLAEAFLEHLWKMLQDPNNPAVIRQAAAGYIGSFLARAAYIPVITVKACLDLLVPWIHHYIDNQDAGTKAYCDVALHGSFYSACQAVFYIFIFRYKQLLNGNLRKGLSYLQNLNFERIVMCQLNPLKVCLPSVVNLFAAVTRKYQLVFCYTIIERNNRQLIPVVRSSTGGDLAQICSNPLDCFFPFDPYVLKRSKKMFDGIYRVWEDLSLDVQAPQKIMKQDTAEDEEDDFLKVESLQDETLGITPSSFESHMQSPSSVESPRAVFPLHHF from the exons ATGTTGGGAGAAAGTGAATTTCTCAGTTCCCCACCAAGGAAAACTGTCCGATTTGGTGGAACTGTTACAGAAACCTTAAAGAAGTATAAACAG GGGGATACTGTTGATTatgatttgctgatgacacaactgGCTGATCCGGAGATAAAG GATGCTCAAATAATCAACTGGCTTCAGGAATTTCGTGGTGCTGTAGCACAATTAACCAAGGACTTTGAGCATCTCGTTAGCATAATACTG aACCTGCCATGGTTGTGTCGAAGTCTTATGGTGGTGGAGGAATACTTGGCCTTCTTAAGTAACCTAGTGTCAGCACAGACAGTGTACCTGAGGCCTTGCCTTAGAATGCTGGTCTCCAGTTTTGTACCAG GGAGAATTGTTATCCAAGAAAATGGTGTGGATATTTCAGATTCTGAAGATGAAGATGAAA ATCTGCCTAGAAATTTTGACATCTGTCATCGAGCTCTGCAAATGATAGCAAAATATGTGCCCTC AACACCACAATTTTTAATGCCGATACTAGTTGAAAAATTCCCATTTGTAAACAAGTCAGCCAGAATCCTG GAATGTTATGTGCACAATTTATTGAGGATCACCGTATATTTCCCAATGCTGCGCTTAGAAATCTTGGAACTCGTAATGGAAAAATTCCTAAAACTGGAT GTGAGTGCCTCACGTAATGACATTGAGGATGCAGAAGAAGCTGTTGAGGTTAACAATGGATTGTCAACATGTGCAGAGGAAGGCCTGTTTGATATG GATGAGGATGAAGAGAAGCAGAAAGTCCATTTAGAGTTGCCAAATGATATGATGGCTCATCCAGTGGCTGAGCGATTGGATGTTCTGATGTCCGTTCTGCTGGCTTACATAAAGGACATTTGTTATGTCAATG GAGAGTTGGTGTTGACCAGGACAAAAGAGTTGTACCGAGACTTGATAGTAGTGTTTGATAAATTGGTCCTACCCACTCATGCTTCTTGTCATGTCCAGTACTTCATGTTTTATATCTGCAGTTTCAAGTTG GGATTGGCAGAGGCTTTCCTAGAACATCTTTGGAAGATGTTACAGGATCCAAATAATCCTGCAGTAATAAGGCAAGCAGCTGCAGGCTACATTGGAAGTTTTCTGGCCAGAGCAGCATATATTCCTGTTAT CACTGTGAAGGCTTGTTTGGATCTGCTGGTCCCCTGGATACACCACTACATAGACAACCAGGATGCTGGAACAAAAGCTTACTGTGATGTGGCTCTTCATGGCTCATTCTACTCTGCTTGCCAAGCTGTATTTTACATCTTCATATTCCGTTACAAACAATTACTGAATGGAAATCTGAGGAAAG GTTTGTCATACTTACAAAATCTAAATTTTGAACGTATAGTGATGTGTCAGCTGAACCCTCTAAAAGTCTGTTTACCTTCTGTCGTCAACTTGTTTGCAGCTGTTACTCG GAAATATCAGTTAGTTTTCTGCTACACAATTATTGAACGAAACAATCGACAACTTATACCAGTTGTTAGGAGCAGCACTGGAGGTGACTTGGCCCAGATTTGCTCAAACCCGCTTGATTGCTTCTTTCCCTTTGATCCTTATGTTCTTAAAAG ATCTAAGAAAATGTTTGATGGTATTTATCGAGTTTGGGAGGATTTGAGCCTTGACGTTCAGGCTCCACAGAAAATCATGAAACAG
- the rrn3 gene encoding RNA polymerase I-specific transcription initiation factor RRN3 isoform X1, whose translation MRRFPLTMLGESEFLSSPPRKTVRFGGTVTETLKKYKQGDTVDYDLLMTQLADPEIKDAQIINWLQEFRGAVAQLTKDFEHLVSIILNLPWLCRSLMVVEEYLAFLSNLVSAQTVYLRPCLRMLVSSFVPGRIVIQENGVDISDSEDEDENLPRNFDICHRALQMIAKYVPSTPQFLMPILVEKFPFVNKSARILECYVHNLLRITVYFPMLRLEILELVMEKFLKLDVSASRNDIEDAEEAVEVNNGLSTCAEEGLFDMDEDEEKQKVHLELPNDMMAHPVAERLDVLMSVLLAYIKDICYVNGELVLTRTKELYRDLIVVFDKLVLPTHASCHVQYFMFYICSFKLGLAEAFLEHLWKMLQDPNNPAVIRQAAAGYIGSFLARAAYIPVITVKACLDLLVPWIHHYIDNQDAGTKAYCDVALHGSFYSACQAVFYIFIFRYKQLLNGNLRKGLSYLQNLNFERIVMCQLNPLKVCLPSVVNLFAAVTRKYQLVFCYTIIERNNRQLIPVVRSSTGGDLAQICSNPLDCFFPFDPYVLKRSKKMFDGIYRVWEDLSLDVQAPQKIMKQDTAEDEEDDFLKVESLQDETLGITPSSFESHMQSPSSVESPRAVFPLHHF comes from the exons aTGAGACg ATTTCCATTGACAATGTTGGGAGAAAGTGAATTTCTCAGTTCCCCACCAAGGAAAACTGTCCGATTTGGTGGAACTGTTACAGAAACCTTAAAGAAGTATAAACAG GGGGATACTGTTGATTatgatttgctgatgacacaactgGCTGATCCGGAGATAAAG GATGCTCAAATAATCAACTGGCTTCAGGAATTTCGTGGTGCTGTAGCACAATTAACCAAGGACTTTGAGCATCTCGTTAGCATAATACTG aACCTGCCATGGTTGTGTCGAAGTCTTATGGTGGTGGAGGAATACTTGGCCTTCTTAAGTAACCTAGTGTCAGCACAGACAGTGTACCTGAGGCCTTGCCTTAGAATGCTGGTCTCCAGTTTTGTACCAG GGAGAATTGTTATCCAAGAAAATGGTGTGGATATTTCAGATTCTGAAGATGAAGATGAAA ATCTGCCTAGAAATTTTGACATCTGTCATCGAGCTCTGCAAATGATAGCAAAATATGTGCCCTC AACACCACAATTTTTAATGCCGATACTAGTTGAAAAATTCCCATTTGTAAACAAGTCAGCCAGAATCCTG GAATGTTATGTGCACAATTTATTGAGGATCACCGTATATTTCCCAATGCTGCGCTTAGAAATCTTGGAACTCGTAATGGAAAAATTCCTAAAACTGGAT GTGAGTGCCTCACGTAATGACATTGAGGATGCAGAAGAAGCTGTTGAGGTTAACAATGGATTGTCAACATGTGCAGAGGAAGGCCTGTTTGATATG GATGAGGATGAAGAGAAGCAGAAAGTCCATTTAGAGTTGCCAAATGATATGATGGCTCATCCAGTGGCTGAGCGATTGGATGTTCTGATGTCCGTTCTGCTGGCTTACATAAAGGACATTTGTTATGTCAATG GAGAGTTGGTGTTGACCAGGACAAAAGAGTTGTACCGAGACTTGATAGTAGTGTTTGATAAATTGGTCCTACCCACTCATGCTTCTTGTCATGTCCAGTACTTCATGTTTTATATCTGCAGTTTCAAGTTG GGATTGGCAGAGGCTTTCCTAGAACATCTTTGGAAGATGTTACAGGATCCAAATAATCCTGCAGTAATAAGGCAAGCAGCTGCAGGCTACATTGGAAGTTTTCTGGCCAGAGCAGCATATATTCCTGTTAT CACTGTGAAGGCTTGTTTGGATCTGCTGGTCCCCTGGATACACCACTACATAGACAACCAGGATGCTGGAACAAAAGCTTACTGTGATGTGGCTCTTCATGGCTCATTCTACTCTGCTTGCCAAGCTGTATTTTACATCTTCATATTCCGTTACAAACAATTACTGAATGGAAATCTGAGGAAAG GTTTGTCATACTTACAAAATCTAAATTTTGAACGTATAGTGATGTGTCAGCTGAACCCTCTAAAAGTCTGTTTACCTTCTGTCGTCAACTTGTTTGCAGCTGTTACTCG GAAATATCAGTTAGTTTTCTGCTACACAATTATTGAACGAAACAATCGACAACTTATACCAGTTGTTAGGAGCAGCACTGGAGGTGACTTGGCCCAGATTTGCTCAAACCCGCTTGATTGCTTCTTTCCCTTTGATCCTTATGTTCTTAAAAG ATCTAAGAAAATGTTTGATGGTATTTATCGAGTTTGGGAGGATTTGAGCCTTGACGTTCAGGCTCCACAGAAAATCATGAAACAG
- the rrn3 gene encoding RNA polymerase I-specific transcription initiation factor RRN3 isoform X3 produces MRRFPLTMLGESEFLSSPPRKTVRFGGTVTETLKKYKQGDTVDYDLLMTQLADPEIKDAQIINWLQEFRGAVAQLTKDFEHLVSIILNLPWLCRSLMVVEEYLAFLSNLVSAQTVYLRPCLRMLVSSFVPGRIVIQENGVDISDSEDEDENLPRNFDICHRALQMIAKYVPSTPQFLMPILVEKFPFVNKSARILECYVHNLLRITVYFPMLRLEILELVMEKFLKLDVSASRNDIEDAEEAVEVNNGLSTCAEEGLFDMDEDEEKQKVHLELPNDMMAHPVAERLDVLMSVLLAYIKDICYVNGELVLTRTKELYRDLIVVFDKLVLPTHASCHVQYFMFYICSFKLGLAEAFLEHLWKMLQDPNNPAVIRQAAAGYIGSFLARAAYIPVITVKACLDLLVPWIHHYIDNQDAGTKAYCDVALHGSFYSACQAVFYIFIFRYKQLLNGNLRKGLSYLQNLNFERIVMCQLNPLKVCLPSVVNLFAAVTRKYQLVFCYTIIERNNRQLIPVVRSSTGDLRKCLMVFIEFGRI; encoded by the exons aTGAGACg ATTTCCATTGACAATGTTGGGAGAAAGTGAATTTCTCAGTTCCCCACCAAGGAAAACTGTCCGATTTGGTGGAACTGTTACAGAAACCTTAAAGAAGTATAAACAG GGGGATACTGTTGATTatgatttgctgatgacacaactgGCTGATCCGGAGATAAAG GATGCTCAAATAATCAACTGGCTTCAGGAATTTCGTGGTGCTGTAGCACAATTAACCAAGGACTTTGAGCATCTCGTTAGCATAATACTG aACCTGCCATGGTTGTGTCGAAGTCTTATGGTGGTGGAGGAATACTTGGCCTTCTTAAGTAACCTAGTGTCAGCACAGACAGTGTACCTGAGGCCTTGCCTTAGAATGCTGGTCTCCAGTTTTGTACCAG GGAGAATTGTTATCCAAGAAAATGGTGTGGATATTTCAGATTCTGAAGATGAAGATGAAA ATCTGCCTAGAAATTTTGACATCTGTCATCGAGCTCTGCAAATGATAGCAAAATATGTGCCCTC AACACCACAATTTTTAATGCCGATACTAGTTGAAAAATTCCCATTTGTAAACAAGTCAGCCAGAATCCTG GAATGTTATGTGCACAATTTATTGAGGATCACCGTATATTTCCCAATGCTGCGCTTAGAAATCTTGGAACTCGTAATGGAAAAATTCCTAAAACTGGAT GTGAGTGCCTCACGTAATGACATTGAGGATGCAGAAGAAGCTGTTGAGGTTAACAATGGATTGTCAACATGTGCAGAGGAAGGCCTGTTTGATATG GATGAGGATGAAGAGAAGCAGAAAGTCCATTTAGAGTTGCCAAATGATATGATGGCTCATCCAGTGGCTGAGCGATTGGATGTTCTGATGTCCGTTCTGCTGGCTTACATAAAGGACATTTGTTATGTCAATG GAGAGTTGGTGTTGACCAGGACAAAAGAGTTGTACCGAGACTTGATAGTAGTGTTTGATAAATTGGTCCTACCCACTCATGCTTCTTGTCATGTCCAGTACTTCATGTTTTATATCTGCAGTTTCAAGTTG GGATTGGCAGAGGCTTTCCTAGAACATCTTTGGAAGATGTTACAGGATCCAAATAATCCTGCAGTAATAAGGCAAGCAGCTGCAGGCTACATTGGAAGTTTTCTGGCCAGAGCAGCATATATTCCTGTTAT CACTGTGAAGGCTTGTTTGGATCTGCTGGTCCCCTGGATACACCACTACATAGACAACCAGGATGCTGGAACAAAAGCTTACTGTGATGTGGCTCTTCATGGCTCATTCTACTCTGCTTGCCAAGCTGTATTTTACATCTTCATATTCCGTTACAAACAATTACTGAATGGAAATCTGAGGAAAG GTTTGTCATACTTACAAAATCTAAATTTTGAACGTATAGTGATGTGTCAGCTGAACCCTCTAAAAGTCTGTTTACCTTCTGTCGTCAACTTGTTTGCAGCTGTTACTCG GAAATATCAGTTAGTTTTCTGCTACACAATTATTGAACGAAACAATCGACAACTTATACCAGTTGTTAGGAGCAGCACTGGAG ATCTAAGAAAATGTTTGATGGTATTTATCGAGTTTGGGAGGATTTGA